The genomic region ATTTTATTAGTTAAAACATTGATTTTTCCAAAAAATTCGACTAAAATAATCGATTGTTAGTTATCTAACAATTTTATGAAGGAGAGGCAGATTGAAAAATACCGGAAGATTGTTAAGAATGGCAAGTAATCATCTAACTAAACAATTAGATGATTTTGCACAAAACTTTAATCTTACATGGAATCAAATGACTTTGATTGATTATTTATCCAGATGTCAACCATGTACTCAAAAAGAGATTGAAACTGAATTTACCATCCAACGTTCGACAGCAACCGTCATGATTCAACGCATGGAGAAAAAAGGTCTCATCGAGCGTCAAGTCAGTCCTACTGATTCACGTCAACGAGTTGTTTTACTAACTGATAAAGCAACTCCACTCATTAGTGAAGTTCACAAATTCATGATTAATCAACAAAAACAAATGGAAAAATATTTCTCAGAGTCAGAAATCGATAATTTTGAAAAAATGTTACGTTTTTTCATTAATGATTCGTATAGATATGAAAATAAAGAGAAAGAGGTCAAATAAATTTGAGTGAAAAGAAACAAAAAAATTTATGGTTAGTTATGTTAGGGCCAATGATTGGTGCATTTGTCGGAATGTTTTCCGAAACTTCCTTAAACATCGCTCTTCCACAACTTTCACAAAGTCTACATATTGGTAATGCAACCCTCCAATGGTTAGTTACTGGCTACATGTTAGTTATCGGAATTGTGTTACCATTATCAAGTTTACTTACTAAATGGTTTTCAACACGAAAACTTATTACATTTGGTTTAGGATGTTTCCTATCTGGAGCAATTATTTCTGCCTGCGCTCCTTCCTTTGTTCCTTTATTAATTGGTCGTTTGATCCAAGGAATCGGAACTGGAATTATCTTGCCATTAATGTTTACTGTCGCAATGAGCATCTTCCCTCCTCAAAAATTAGGAACAGCTATGGGTGTCTGTGCACTTGTTATCATGTTTGCTCCAGCAATTGGACCTACACTAACTGGGTTTATCCTTGCTAAACTTTCATGGCACTGGATTTTCTGGATGTTCGTTCCAATTCTATTAATTGCTCTTTTCTTCGACTTAAAATATTTAGTTAATATTAGTGAAATTACCAAACCAAAAGTTGATTTCATCTCAATTGTAGAATCTGCTGTTGGTTTCAGTTTAATCGTTATGGGTTCAAGTCTTGCTGCTGAAATTGGTTGGCTATCACCAATCGTGCTTGGCTGTTTAATCGGTGGCGCGATCATCTTATTCTTTTATGCTAAACGCCAACTTAAAATCGATAATCCAATTTTAAATTTACGCGTTTTCAAAAAAGAAGCATTTAGCAAAGGCTCATTCCTAGTAATGTTAGACTTCGCAACAATTCTTGCTGCAATGTATATTCTTCCACAATTTATCCAAAGAAGTATGATGATCCCTGTTGCTTTAACCGGAATCATTATGTTACCTGGTGGAATTGTGAATGCATTAGTTTCAGCAATTGCTGGGAAATTATATGATAACTATGGTGTAAAAACAATTGCTATTATTGGTTTTATAATCGCAACAATTGGTGCAATCTTACTTTCATTAGTTTCACCAAAAACTTCAATTGCTTACGTTATTATGTCACACGTTATCTTGATGATTGGATGTCCACTTGCAATGTCACCATCACAAACACATGCGTTGAATTCATTAGACGTTACAGAAAATGCTGATGGAAGTACCATTATTAATACACTTCAACAAATCGTTGGAGCAATTTCAACTGCCGTTGCAACCAGTCTTCTTGGTTTAGGTGCTGCTTCATACCATGGACACAGCACTGCAGCTGCATTTGCAAATGGTTCACACTACGGTTTCTACTTCACAATCATTTTAATCTTGATCGGTTTAGTAGTTTCCTTAACTCTTAAAAAAGAACCTAAGTCAAAAGATATCAATTTATAAAATAAAAAAGTCCCGGTTGCTTAATTGCAACCGGGCTTTTTTTATTAATCAACA from Ligilactobacillus cholophilus harbors:
- a CDS encoding MarR family winged helix-turn-helix transcriptional regulator, producing the protein MKNTGRLLRMASNHLTKQLDDFAQNFNLTWNQMTLIDYLSRCQPCTQKEIETEFTIQRSTATVMIQRMEKKGLIERQVSPTDSRQRVVLLTDKATPLISEVHKFMINQQKQMEKYFSESEIDNFEKMLRFFINDSYRYENKEKEVK
- a CDS encoding DHA2 family efflux MFS transporter permease subunit; this translates as MLGPMIGAFVGMFSETSLNIALPQLSQSLHIGNATLQWLVTGYMLVIGIVLPLSSLLTKWFSTRKLITFGLGCFLSGAIISACAPSFVPLLIGRLIQGIGTGIILPLMFTVAMSIFPPQKLGTAMGVCALVIMFAPAIGPTLTGFILAKLSWHWIFWMFVPILLIALFFDLKYLVNISEITKPKVDFISIVESAVGFSLIVMGSSLAAEIGWLSPIVLGCLIGGAIILFFYAKRQLKIDNPILNLRVFKKEAFSKGSFLVMLDFATILAAMYILPQFIQRSMMIPVALTGIIMLPGGIVNALVSAIAGKLYDNYGVKTIAIIGFIIATIGAILLSLVSPKTSIAYVIMSHVILMIGCPLAMSPSQTHALNSLDVTENADGSTIINTLQQIVGAISTAVATSLLGLGAASYHGHSTAAAFANGSHYGFYFTIILILIGLVVSLTLKKEPKSKDINL